In the genome of Dermacentor silvarum isolate Dsil-2018 chromosome 1, BIME_Dsil_1.4, whole genome shotgun sequence, one region contains:
- the LOC125942766 gene encoding uncharacterized protein LOC125942766, whose translation MAGCSSAEISQFLGRKTLRLHRSRSLHSPGAVSPSTSGHSWSDAVPLRRRSLSLGARCLEGQVSPGSPDLQLWDNKAVEERSGGSRNAPSTPKSGCRRSPGEPEFGVYKLVRSPGVTCLRSGVRVSAGPSSAKKSFCAGQ comes from the exons ATGGCAGGATGCAGCTCGGCGGAGATTTCGCAGTTTCTGGGCCGCAAAACTTTGCGGCTGCACCGGTCTCGTTCTCTGCACAGCCCAGGGGCCGTGAGTCCATCGACCAGTGGACACTCGTGGTCCGATGCGGTGCCTTTGCGCCGACGGTCGCTTAGCCTGGGTGCCAGATGCCTGGAGGGACAGGTCAGCCCCGGGTCGCCGGACTTACAG TTGTGGGACAACAAAGCCGTGGAAGAGCGGAGCGGCGGCAGCCGGAATGCGCCGTCTACGCCGAAGTCCGGCTGCCGCCGCTCGCCGGGAGAGCCGGAATTCGGCGTCTACAAGCTGGTGCGATCGCCCGGCGTCACTTGCCTGCGGTCGGGCGTGCGGGTGTCGGCCGGACCGTCCTCTGCGAAGAAGAGTTTCTGCGCCGGCCAGTAG